The DNA region ACGATGCATGAGCAATCACGGTATTGGGTTCATAACAAGGATTTTCTTGCAACAAAGGAGTACAGTCAACCTTCCCCGGCCCACAAGCCCAATCCAAAGCAGCTTGTACCATCTTTTTTTCCGCATTTTCTTTTGCAACACAATAGGTTTGGTTCGTATTGTAATTTGCTAACACCATTCCAGAACCCGTCAAGTGCAGGGTATAAACTGGCATTCCACTGGAATCAAAGAGCCCCCAATTCTTCTCTGAAATAGAACCAGGCCTGAGATCTTCGTTGTAAAGCTCATAAATATACGTACTAACTGCAATCCCAGGATGTTTGGGAGTCCCGGTATTATTAAGAACATGCTTAATTAAGTTACTATTATAAGTGTTAGCATTGTCAAGAGAGGCGTCTGGCTCGGATGAGTCACCCTTGGATGGCCAACCTGACTCAGTCACCATAATGGGAATGTTAGTGAAGTTCAAGTAGGACATGGAAAAATAGGCTGCATCAACAACGGCATCAAAGACATTAGTGTAGTGGAGGTGTGTGTTACGATCAACAGCTTCTTTGTTAGGAGGAAGGGGACGAAAGAGAGCATAGTCTAATGGGATCATACTGTCGGATTTCATATAATCATAATATGGATATACATTGAGCATGAGATGGGACCCAGTGTCCTTCAAAAAGTTGAGCAATGGAACCATGACGGGGTCCAATGAGCGGTTGAAGAAAGCTTGCGAGGGTGGAAAGGAGTCGAGGACGATAGAAGAAGAATGTGGGGTGGAGACTTTTATCTTGGAGTCGAGATTAGCAGCAACGAGGGCGGAGTGAATAAATTTCATGGCGGAGACCAAGACGGGAGCAGCATTGGGAAGCGTGGTAAGGACCTCGGAACCGATGGCGATGGCTGTGATGTTGGTGGCGGGAACATGAGAGAGGACATTCCGAGAAACCCAATTGGCAGCAGTGGAATTGGACTGACCGATTCCTAAGAGCTGATCATTTGGTACAGAAACAGTGACGCGGATCCCAGTATTAGCAAGTGCAAGTAGCATAGCTTGGTCAGCATCAAATAGCCTGACATGATGAATTCGCTGTGCTTTGAGGAGAGCCACCACCTGAGTTGGACTGGGCATGTCTGAGACATCGGTGCCAATGTTTACACCAACGAAAGCCTCTGACAGAAAGAAGAAAGATTAATTAGAGTCTAGTTAAGCAGAAATGAATGCAGTAATTCTGATTGAAATAAAAACAGAAGAAATCACAAAGTTCTGTAAAGTATACAATTTCAGATGGTCACAAAGCCACAACACGTTACATTTTATTTATGGTAAGATAACATGAGTTTCGACACCAGGTCACCAATTCACAG from Lycium barbarum isolate Lr01 chromosome 10, ASM1917538v2, whole genome shotgun sequence includes:
- the LOC132614704 gene encoding glucan endo-1,3-beta-glucosidase 3-like isoform X1, with amino-acid sequence MEIMSSMCLLLLLLFSLLVASALSANEEAFVGVNIGTDVSDMPSPTQVVALLKAQRIHHVRLFDADQAMLLALANTGIRVTVSVPNDQLLGIGQSNSTAANWVSRNVLSHVPATNITAIAIGSEVLTTLPNAAPVLVSAMKFIHSALVAANLDSKIKVSTPHSSSIVLDSFPPSQAFFNRSLDPVMVPLLNFLKDTGSHLMLNVYPYYDYMKSDSMIPLDYALFRPLPPNKEAVDRNTHLHYTNVFDAVVDAAYFSMSYLNFTNIPIMVTESGWPSKGDSSEPDASLDNANTYNSNLIKHVLNNTGTPKHPGIAVSTYIYELYNEDLRPGSISEKNWGLFDSSGMPVYTLHLTGSGMVLANYNTNQTYCVAKENAEKKMVQAALDWACGPGKVDCTPLLQENPCYEPNTVIAHASYAFDAYYHKMGMADGTCDFNGVARVTTSDPSNGSCIYPGSGGRNGTFKNSSPLAPSSNTTASGCHSQYSNDHIFFSSFIVGLIIFWTVVSL
- the LOC132614704 gene encoding glucan endo-1,3-beta-glucosidase 3-like isoform X2, translating into MLSPEWSPLPYIVSDTLCSEAFVGVNIGTDVSDMPSPTQVVALLKAQRIHHVRLFDADQAMLLALANTGIRVTVSVPNDQLLGIGQSNSTAANWVSRNVLSHVPATNITAIAIGSEVLTTLPNAAPVLVSAMKFIHSALVAANLDSKIKVSTPHSSSIVLDSFPPSQAFFNRSLDPVMVPLLNFLKDTGSHLMLNVYPYYDYMKSDSMIPLDYALFRPLPPNKEAVDRNTHLHYTNVFDAVVDAAYFSMSYLNFTNIPIMVTESGWPSKGDSSEPDASLDNANTYNSNLIKHVLNNTGTPKHPGIAVSTYIYELYNEDLRPGSISEKNWGLFDSSGMPVYTLHLTGSGMVLANYNTNQTYCVAKENAEKKMVQAALDWACGPGKVDCTPLLQENPCYEPNTVIAHASYAFDAYYHKMGMADGTCDFNGVARVTTSDPSNGSCIYPGSGGRNGTFKNSSPLAPSSNTTASGCHSQYSNDHIFFSSFIVGLIIFWTVVSL